TGCTGGGATCACTGTGGTTCCTAGAATTTTTCATCAACCACCAGATCAGTACTCCATCAACAACTTTGATTCAGAAGCCACCCAGTTTAGCGTTCCAGTCATAGACCTTGAAGGCCTTGAGTTCGGTAGACCAACAAAACGCAAGGAGATTGTTACAAAAGTTGGAGAGGCATCAGAGACTTGGGGATTTTTTCAAATTGTGAATCACGGAATACCTATTGATGTTTTGGAGGAGATAAAGGACGGGGTACGTGGGTTTTATGAGCAAGACACTCAAGTGAAGAAACAGTTTTACACTCGTGATCACTTCAAACCTGTGGTCTACAATAGCAACTTTGATCTACACAGAGCACCAGCGTCTAATTGGAGGGATACTTTTATGTGCTACATGGCTCCTAATCCTACTAAGCCAGAAGACATGCCAGAAGTATTCAGGTATGTGACAAGGAAACTTATAATTTGATTCAGATTCCAACCTTCTTGATGAGTTAATTAGATGATATGATTTGTCCAACTTAATCACTTCGGATACGAATCACCCATCtgggttttatatatatgggtaGACAGCATCACCAAACAAATAGTATTTTTGTGCTGAGTGGCAAGCACCTAGCTAGCCCATGACAAGTGGTATTAGAGCAGGCCAAGTTCCTTATCTATTATGGCCTGTGACGAAGCTGTATCGTGTCCGAGAGGGGTAGAATGTCCCAAACAAGAAtcccatattttaaataagaATGAGCTTAATCCAAGGTTTATACATGAGTAAGTAGGTGACATCTGACAGTAGGCCCTTTGCCTTTTCTAAACATAAATCAAAAGCCATCCAGCTTACCATTTTGTTAAATGCCTGGCTCTacaatttttaattgaatcatatatatatgacaaCTTCATGTGCTTTTCTGTGTTTCAAAATTTGTAGAGACATACTTATTGACTACTCCAAGCAAGTAATGAAACTGGGGAAGTTGTTGTTCGAGTTGCTGTCGGAGGCTCTTGGGCTAAAGCCAAGTCACTTGAATGACATAGATTGTAGTTTAGGGCTTGTGCTTGTAGGCCATTACTATCCTTCATGTCCACAGCCAGAGTTAACTCTGGGGACAAGCAAGCACGCTGACAGTGACTTTATCACAGTCCTTCTGCAAGATCATATTGGCGGTCTCCAAGTTCTTCATCAGAACAAGTGGATTGATGTACCTCCTGTTCCTGGGGCTCTAGTAGTTAACATTGGAGATCTTCTACAGGTAAGTACaactattcttcttcttcttcttcattttgttttctttaattgaaAGGGAGATGTTATTTATACTTCTTAAAAGGGAGTAGGCTGTAGTAGTATATACTATTACTGTACTAGAATATGTCTCAAATTCTTCCATCTGGTTTCctcatttgggtttttttatattttttttaatttttttttcaatggttGAGTTGGGTTGCAGCTTATATCAAATGAAAGATTCAAGAGCGTAGAGCACAGGGTACTGGCGAACCGTGTAGGTCCAAGAGTGTCGGTTGCAAGTTTCTTTACCACAGGTATGCAACCATTGGAGAGACTCTATGGACCTATCAAAGAACTATTGTCAGAAGACAACCCTCCAAAGTACAGGGATACAACTATAAGGAAATATAATGCCCACTTCAATGACAAAGGCCTTGATGGGACCTCTGCCTTGACTCATTTTGAGCTTTGAACTTGGAGATTGAGGAGCAGTACCGCCCTGAACAAATATTTATCAGCCTTTTCTTTACATTTTCATAATATCTCTGTGTTGTGGTTAGACAATAATGTTCATGCAATTGTTAAATCATGTTTGCCAGCAAAAGTGGATTGTTTGTAAATGCATGATGCAGGACATATGTCAAAGTAATTAACATAGATATATGTCTTGGCCTGCTCATTGCAAAAGTGTATTGGGAATATTTGGACTTCTTTTTTATGTCTTGTGCTCATTGCGAAGTTATATTCTTTGCAAAAAAATATACACTTCTGATCTGAATCATATGTATTTTGTCTGATATCCACTATAAATTTAAGC
The DNA window shown above is from Prunus dulcis unplaced genomic scaffold, ALMONDv2, whole genome shotgun sequence and carries:
- the LOC117613153 gene encoding 1-aminocyclopropane-1-carboxylate oxidase homolog 1-like, which produces MVGTNANEVPTNYDRKSELKAFDDTKEGVKGLVDAGITVVPRIFHQPPDQYSINNFDSEATQFSVPVIDLEGLEFGRPTKRKEIVTKVGEASETWGFFQIVNHGIPIDVLEEIKDGVRGFYEQDTQVKKQFYTRDHFKPVVYNSNFDLHRAPASNWRDTFMCYMAPNPTKPEDMPEVFRDILIDYSKQVMKLGKLLFELLSEALGLKPSHLNDIDCSLGLVLVGHYYPSCPQPELTLGTSKHADSDFITVLLQDHIGGLQVLHQNKWIDVPPVPGALVVNIGDLLQLISNERFKSVEHRVLANRVGPRVSVASFFTTGMQPLERLYGPIKELLSEDNPPKYRDTTIRKYNAHFNDKGLDGTSALTHFEL